The window TGCTGGAAATTTAAACCTTGAGTCATAAATGGTGAGAGACAGTACTTAGGTTTCTGTGTACTTCACAGTTTATAACTTTGTTCATTATCTAACATCCTTTGGGAGGGGTTTCCAAGAAGCAGAATGATGGAATTATGACCTGTACTAGCCTACATATGAATACTTGgggtgctggagaaatggctcagcggttaaaagcactgactgtttttccagaggtcttgagttcaattcccagcaaccacatgatggctcacaaccatatgtaatggaatCAAATGCTCTCTTCAGATGTGcttgaagacagcgacagtgtactcatataaaataaatttaaaaaaaaaaaagaatactttgaACCACCAAAAGATTTTTCAAGGTAAAATGTTATCACTAAACTATATGCACATTAAACAAAGTAAGTTTTCCATGTTTGGGAGCCTGCTGACTCACATAGGGTAGAGCCTTATAGTTTTCCCAACTTTGACATATGGAGCCATTAATGGAGGTTTTCTTTGACAGTTAACAATGACAAAATGAAGACAGCCTCTAAGCTGTGTTCAGCCCTGACTCTTTCTGGCTTTGTGGAAATAAAAGAGGTAAGTGTGTGGATATCCATCCTTGCTAGGTATGTAGACCTTGGGTGACCCAAACCTACAGCGTTTGTCGGTGATCCCAGGGCAAGTGCGGTGACAGATGCCGTGCAGAACTAGGAAGTAATGTGAGACTTGCCACCCGAGGGAGATACAGGATTCTTTGAAAAGGAAACCCCTGGGAGCAGATCCCTTCTGAGGACTTGCACTGATCTTCCTAGAGCTGTTTTACAGTGGTGGCTGTGCTGCAGGGAGGATGGTGATTCGCTGCTTCTGTCTGTCCCAGTTTATGCGGCTCTTAGGCTTCGTTGAGTGTTGTCTCTTAAAACTTTTGGTGAAGacaacctgcttttttttttttttttaaatgtgattcgGGCCTTTAAATTCTCTTgttgagacagagactcactgTTGGATGTTGCCCAGGCAGGCCATGTGGCTGGCTTGGTGAAACAGTGAGTGGACATGGGATGTCTTCAATTGCAGTTGCAGCGGGAGGCCTTAAGCCCTGAGGAGGTGCAGTCCGTGCAGGAGCACCTGGGCTACCACAGTGACAGCCTGCTCTCAGTCCACGTCACTGGCAAGAAGCCGAACTTTGAAGTGGGTTCGTCTAGCCAGCTAAAGCTTCTCAATAAGAAGTCTTCTTCAGGTAAGACTAGCTGGGGAAACTCTTCTGCGTGTGGTGGAGGAGGGTGGGGCTGGGCTGATGTAAATATTCTTAGATTGGTCCTTCAGTGTCTGTCATTTGTACGCTGCTGAATGTTTCCTGTGCTTTTATCTGGACACACTAGTATCCAAACCTGAAATAATACATAGATATTTCTTAGTGCGGCCTGTCTGAGACCACCTTGGCTTGGAGGCCTGAGTCATTTGTTCAGTTGACGATGTCTCTTCAGGCTCTGGGAGGATGGGTTTGTCCTCAGGAGACCTACCTCACGATGTGAAAACGTTTTCATACATAACACTCATCTAGAGCACAGGTTTCTGTCATGACCTTTACATATCCATCATCATCCTGCTCTCTGTGCTCCCTTGCTGCGTAGATATTATTTTAACGTTCTGCGGGAGCTGTAATCATAAGTCTTGTTGGTCTGATTTTGGTGGAACATGCTGCGGGATGCTTAAACACAAAACACGTGTTTTTCTGCAGTGTGTGCgctgctccttccttcctcatcctGCCTGTTCCTGTCTGCCCACGTCTTAGTTGTCAGGTCTCAAGTGTGTTGGTCTGTGAGGAATGCAGAGATTTAACAGAAGTTTGCTGGCATATCCACactgcactctttttttttttttaagatttatttatttatttatttatttatttatttatttatttatttaatgtatattagtacactgtagttgtcttcagacacaccagaagagggtatcagattacattgcagatggttgtgagccaccatgtggttgctgggaattgaactcaggacctttggaagagcactcagtgctcttaacctctgagccatctctccagccccatgtaagaccccaaaaaccgagggtgccccagcaccccacccacgcctcggaaggtgacacccaaatcactcgagagaaatggtctcaatgcaatagcatgaggatttctttattccagaattctgggttccacagccatacaccacacaggggtagaggactgaggaccacgagtgccaaattgcgacagcttttataagtttacaacaaagccctcgactcacaaaccaatcatttcttagcatggagagccctcgaaatgagaaccaattgatttgtaccactccatagtttttaggccaatcagtttaaattattggagcccgtgctcagtggaccaattagtttcctattttcttgaatagCTGCATGGACTCCTGTATAGGGGTAagggcgtaagcagtttacagaagcaagataagcttagcccatttccagttaccttgtggggccaggatcaccttcAAGGTCTTTCttctaggtctaaacaaagggtgggctctggaatgtgaccttttacctagtttctaacaaagcgagttagcattttaaacttctgacttcttggggtcattagagttaggctgtattattttctatcctttcacccaCACTGCACTCTTTTGCTGTCTAGCTTTAATCTTTACGAAGTACTGTGGCCTCAGTTTACAGTCCTTACTTCCCTGCCGGCTAAGTGGCAGGAATTATAAGCTTATGTTCTCAAGCCTGGCCTGAGGAAATACTTGGACCTTTGATTTTGTAGTTCCTGGGAGGTTGGGATAGCTTAGATCAGCAATTCATCTTGTGGGTGTTCTGAGCATCCAGCGGTGACAGTGACAGTCTCTGGTGGTGTACTTACTCAGAAAGCCTGAGCCTCATAGATTCTTTCTAGTGTCCTGACCTACGTGGGAAATGTTCTATCACTGACTATGTAACCTGGCCACCAGCCTCACTAGTCTGTTTTCTTCTGTAACAGGCTTAAGTGAGGCTAAATCTTAGCCACTTACGAAGTTGTTGATACTTTTCTCATTTGACTCTGCATATACTTAGAGTAGGCAGAGGGAGTGCTATAACCCATGCTGTAGTGTTAAACTCCGTAGCAAGGAACAGGCAGCATAGAATGGATGTTGTAGCTCCACATAGCAACCGCAGCTATAAACTAGGTGGGATACCTCCCAAGGTTCCCAGCACAATGGGTAGGGAGCTGAAGGGAGCTGGTGGAGTGCCTAGTTTAAAGCTAACAGGTAAGGAACACAGGCTTCCTGTACTGTGTGAAGGCTGTGCCATGGGGTGGTAGTGGAGCTGAGCCTAGCCTCCCGTCCTGTCTCCCCAGTCTGTACAGTCATGCTCTGCTAGTCTCCACAGGTACTCGGGCTAGCTCATAGCTTGCTTCTGACGGTTTAAAgagttgcttttcttttattgtttgacTCAGTGAAGCCTGCTGTAGATCCTGCTGCTGCCAAGCTCTGGACCCTCTCAGCCAATGACATGGAGGATGACAGTGTGGTGAGTTGATCCTGTGGTCACCTGACCGttcctcccacccactcactcccatgCCTTGCAGTGAAAAGTGATCTTGAATTTTTTTGTCtgtttaatttcatgtgtatgagtgtctatctatctgtatgtatatatgggcaTTATATGCATTCCcggtgctctcagaggccagaagagaggttGGATCCCCTGGACTGGAGCTGAGTTGCTGGTAGTCATCAGCTGCTGTGTGGGAACTCAaaacttttaaccactgagccatgcttcTAGCCCTGAAAATGACCTTTTAGATTTTGGGGTGCTAATGTGTTTAAGGCCCCGCGTTGTAGTTGTGCCTGACATTGACGTCTTTCATTAGGACATTCCTTCCTActaggttttttatttatttatttattttggattttggttttttttcagacagggtttctctgtatagccttggctgtcctggaactcactctatagaccaggctggcctcgaactcagaaattcgcctgtctctgcctcccagagtgctgggattataggggtggtgccaccaccaccaagctcctagtagtattttaaattttggttttttttgtttgtttgttttgttttgttttgttttgttagtatCTCTTTCCCCTCAACAGATTTTCTTGTTTTCCCTTTATGTGAAATAGTAAAGATTCTTGTAGACACATAAACCAGAAAAGAAGCCGGCAGACGTATTTTATTGGCCTCTGTCTAGGCAAATCATTGAACACTGTCTTAAACCCATACCTTTGATCTGccctatctttaaaagaaattaagcTGGGCGGAGGTAGGATACACATTTAATgctagcatttggaaggcagaggtagacagatctgagttcgaagtcagtctggtctacaaatggagttctaagatagccagggctacatagagaatccctgtcttggaaaaaaaaaaaaagaaaaacaaaaaaaccaaaaagaagggctggagagatggctcagtggttaagaacacttactgctcttctggaggtcctgagttcaattcccagcaaccacatggtggctcacaaccatccgtaatgggatccgatgccctcttctggtgtctgaagacagcaacagtgtactcacatacattaaataaatatataaatctttaaaaaaacaaaaagaaagaaaattgtttctGCACCTTTACTATTGAGGCAAGAGTGACAAGCAGGATCCATCATGGTTTATGTCCTCAGAGCTGACAGACATGACTGTCTCCACCTTACACAAATAGAGCTATAACTTTGCTTTTTCCTCtcgatttttttaaaaaatgttttacttcctttgaCTATATTTTATTCCTACTAGTCACATattgaaataaatacaaaacttCATTTTacctactccctccctccccatgaaaacacacacacacacacacacacactctctctctctctctctctctctctctctctctctctctctctctctctctccccctctccctctctccccccctctccctcccctccccccctagTGCCAGCCAATTTTGCAGTGATTTCTGGCCTCATGCAGTCTCCCATGAACCACTAGCCTCTTCAGCCTGTGGCGTGTTCACAGTGGGCGCTGCTTTTACTTTGCACTGTGTGCTTGTTCTCATAGCCTGGGGTTACCTCAGCTTTTCCTCAGGGACCATGGCTGTGTTGCTAAGTGTTTGGATCACTCTCCAGGATCTCATTGACTCTGACGAGCTGCTGGATCCAGAAGATTTGAAGAAGCCTGATCCAGCCTCCCTGAAGGCTCCCTCATGTggggaagggaaaaagaggaAGGCCTGTAAGAACTGGTAAGCGCTGTGGAGCAGGTCTGCTCTACCTGGGTACCAGGGGTCAAGGCATCTCTCGGTGCCTCGTTCTCTAGAAAATGGCTTTCCTCTGAGATGTGAGGAATATAGAGGAATAAACTAAACAGGTAAACCTTAAAGAATAGAAAAGACCCACACTCCGTGGTGTAAATTAAGAAATGGAAGCATCCTGCCTGggcatcccagcactggagaggcagaagcaagagacaGAGCTCTCTGAACTCAAGGTTagcgtggtctacatagagttccaggccagcatgcaggaggctgaggcagggtcgCCTAAATGGCAAGACTATTTTGTGGTGCTGGTGATACAGCCCGGGGTCCTAcacatgctaggtaagtgctctaccactgagccacatctcagcTCCTGCTCATGAATTTGGAAAATAGTGACACTGGGTCTGCTTCCCACAGAAGTCAGTAGTATGGCTCCCCTATCCTTCTCCACTTTGCTGTCTTCCCGGCAGCCTCACCTCTAGCCTGCTGCTTCTATAGCATTTAACTTGACACTTGGTAACAAGAGAAAAATCTTAGGTGTACGTTAGCACTGTTAGAGATTTGACGTTTctgttggttcccagcacctgtggcCTCGCAGAGGAACTGGAGAGAGAACAGCAGTCCAAGGCTCAGAGCTCTCAGCCCAAGTCAGCCTGTGGAAATGTACGTACTGCACCTCCCGGCCCCTATCAACCCCCGCTGTATGCGACCCCCCTAACTGCACAGAGTAGCTGATCATAAAGGAATTTGATCTCGAGTATTCTCATAGTGGGCCGGTATGAAAGGCTGTAACAAGAGGAGAGAGTCTGCACCCTTGTGCCCATGCTGATGAGGGCtgtcagtttttatttctttagccaTTTTGTCTCTTCCTTGATGTGGGATGTGGTTTATTCGGCCATTTGGCTGACCCTGCTGTGATCTACTGTAGCAGAGGCTGTCTGAGCTTCCTCGCCTCTTTGCATGGGCTTGTGACGTAGCTCAGGCAGGCCGTaaacctgcctcagcttcccaagcagCTGTGTAACGTCAGTTACAGCTGTGTTACCAACTCACATGCCTGGGGCCCTTACTAACTGACTTCATAAAACAAGGGACCTCTGGGTGTACACAGGTGCCCTTTCCTTTGGCCCTTAGCCTCTCTATGTGACTCTTGTTTCTCCACAGTGCTACCTGGGCGACGCTTTCCGCTGTGCCAACTGCCCCTACCTTGGGATGCCAGCCTTCAAGCCTGGCGAGCAGGTGCTCCTGAGCAATAGCAATCTCCAGGATGCCTAGGGGGCCTCAAGGCCACACACCTCCTCCTCCAGCCCTCCggtccctcagctcctccctcgGCCTCCTTCCAGCTCTGATTCAGTCACTCTGAAAACACTCACCGGAGAGCCTTGTGCAGAGCGAAGCTGCTGTGGGCAGTGGGGTGTGGTGCTGCTATGTCTGAGACCACGGTGTGAGGGGACCTGCCTCTTAGTGTTAGGAGAGGATGGCGCTCTGCTCCTGGGGATGGAGTGCTGACCCTCTCCACCCTCAGTCTAGCCGCCCTTGAATATTTATGCTGAGTAAGCTCCAGGCTCCGCTCAGTAATGCTGCCACCTACTGGACTTCCTCAGGATGGATTTCTTGGAGCCGTGGGTCAGCTGTCAAAGGGCCTCGAGGGCACCAAAGAAGTCAGTCCCCAGTTGTGATCCATCTTgtgtccctctgcctttctctcctcacCCCATTTTACTGTAGTGTTGTATCTGTGTCCTGTTGTCATTTCCGTTAAATGGGTATTAAACTTTTGTGTTTCTATGTCTCCCTtttactgtgtgtctgtgtgtggtggcaGAGGGTTGTCTGTCAGTCAGCCACATTCAACTCGGACTATGAAAATTGTTTTTGGAGAAGTCAGTGTCACACAGGAGTGGGGCCAGAGCTGCCTTTGTTGATTAGGATCTGTCGTCTCCTGAGGGAACCAGATTGAGGAGAGTGCAGGTTAGGGCAGGCTGGGCCAGCAGCAGTAGGAAGGAGCAGAGCAGGAGACCCTCCTCagtctccctcctgcctctgcccacacACCTGTCGTCCGTCGTGCCTGCTGTTACCTGTCTGTGACACTTGATCTTCCTAGCTTGCTTCTGCTGGTCCCTGCGGCTGAGGCTTACCTATGGGTGGATGTGGTGAAAAGCCCTTTGAGAAGCAGAATTTCTGTTGACCCCAGTGACCCTTGCCTTGTGTTACCTCCCCTCCAATTTCAGCAAAACTTGAAAGCCTCTAGCATTTCTCTTCTGTCCTGAATGGAGAGGCTTTGGTAAAGTGAAAGGGTTTTACAGATGGACTCACAGTCCCTGCTGGTCTTAACGTTAATTAGAAGGGAGATTATCCTTGGCCCATTCTGTTGATCCTTTAAAAGAACTAGAAACCAAAGCCCTTGTTGCTGCCTGTGCAGAAGCTAGTGCTGAAGGTTTAAGAGGTACAAGCCCTGCTAAGACAGTGGGGCCACAGCCCCACAAGGAGCTTGGTTCTGCAGCACTGGGCCAGCCGGGAAGAGGGCTTAGTTTCAAATGGGAACACAGCCTGTGCCTGCATTCACAGCTGGGATCCATGGATGGAATACTTGCGTGTGCATAAGGCCTTGTTTTTGATTCCTAgtaccaaaaccaaaaaaggtTTTCTCAGGCCAGAGCAATTGACTGAAAAGCCAGGATAATAAGTGGGTGTGAGGCTGACTGATTTATCACACAGCAACAAAGACTAACAGTCCCAGATGGGTTTAGGTTTAGTGCTGACCAACTGGCTGAGCCACAGACCTGTTGGTTGCCTCTACTGCAGTTGCCTAGGTGAGGCACAAACATTTTGGCCTCTAGGTTGAGGAGAAGCTCTTGGGCCAGAGCTTCCTTGTGGGCTTAGTAAATGCCTTAAGCCCTTCAGACCTGCTTGCAGATTGCCAGCTATGACTGGCACAAAGGAAAATGGTTTGGTTGGCATGGTTAATAGGGCCCTGGTGGCAGAAGGAACACATCCCGTTCAGTCAGATCCTAGGCTGGAGGAGAGAAACCTTGCCCAGAGCACATGTAGGACTCTGCCTGCCTACTGCACACTGAGGAAGTTGGGGTCAAAGGGGTACAGCTATTTCTCTGGCCAGACTCATGATTCTATGATGATAGCCTAAGGAGTTTTAGCCATGTATAAGCTTATAGACTTCAAAAACAAATTCAACCTAAACTTACATGAATACTTGTGTGGGCCTGGGAGCCTTTGTTTTTTagtaaatataatttcttttattgctgtttttgtttgtttgttttaaagatttatttattatatttaagtacactgtagctctcttaagacacaccagaagagggcatcagatctcattacgaatggttatgagccaccatgtggttgctgggttgaactcaggacctccagaagagcagtcagtgttcttaaccgctgagctgtctccccagccccaatgaaatgatttctttgtgtttatgtgtatacaaGCATACatgccatggtgcacatgtggggGCAGGGAATAACATGCAGGAGCTGCTTCTCTTCCCGcaatgggtcccagggatcaaagtcaggtcctcaggcttggcagccatTACCTTCACCCCGTGACCATCTCATTGGctcttgttgttttgagattgggttatatgtaagcctggctgtcctccacctcccccccttcccctgtCTGAAACAAGCTCTGGTTGCTGTAGCCTGAATCTCACTGCATAGCCCAAACTAGCCTGCGTGAGCCTCACTAACCATGGAGATCCTCAGGCTCCCGCATACTGCATTCCAAGCACGTCCCATCATGTCAGACCtggcttttaaaagaaaatggttttttcattttatgtgttgtgtgcatatatgtctgtgtaccaggtTTGTGCGGTGCCCAGGGAGCCCAGAAGATGGTATcaaatcccctgggactggagtaaGAGTTGTGAGccgctatgtgggtgctgggaataaacacaggtcctctgtaaaagcagctaagttctcttaaccgctgaggaTTCTTTCTGGCTTAACTCTGTGATGTCTTTGGCTTAGAATCTGGTGGTGTGGCATTCGGTCTCCCCTCATTCTGAAATCACTTGGTTGGTATACACAGCAGAGGCAGGCCACAACTTTCCTGTGCTTTGGTGACAGCTGAGCCTTAAGGGGGCTTGGAGCTTAAGCATGAGGGAACTAAGTGAGACAGGCTGCAGAGGTGAAGGCCCTTGGGCTGTGCAGATGGTTGAGATGAGTCCACCGGGAGGGAAGCCTGCCACTGCTGGAAGCTGATAGTTCTCTGATGGTACAGTGTTGCTTCACCCAGTATGCGGTGATGGGGATTCGGAAGGCTAAGCAGAAACCCCACCAGATAAGGGTGGAGGCGTGGCCAGATGGGGACACAGCAGGATCAGGTCAACACTGGCTGAGCATTGGAATCACCGGAcagcttccaaaaaaaaaaaaaacttcctgtgCCTGGGTTTTATTTACAAAAACCAGTTAATCAGAATCTTCCAGAGTGGTCTAGGGCAGCAGCGTTTCTTGAGACTTTCCCAGATGATTCTAAAGTGCATTCTGAATTAGAGAAGATTTTTCTTACACAGCAAAAAAACAAGGTAAAAACCACCCCAGCCAGGTATTGCTgtgtacctgtaactccagcactctagaggctgaggcaggaaaattgaaagtttgaggccagtctgggccaaAGTTCTAGGTCAGgctaggctacataatgagactgttGAAAATCAAAAATCCCAAACAGATATTTGAAGAGCAAGAACCTACAGTGCGGCAgcacagtggtggcgcacgcctttaatcccagcagttaggaggcagaggcaggcagatttctgagttcgaggacagcctggtctacagagttgagttccaggacagccagggctaacacagagaaaccctgtctcgaaaaagaaccTAGGGTGCAATCAGGTAGCCCTTAagagagtggaggccagaagagagtggaACTGcttgaggctgtagggctatagCTATGGATGTGGAAGAGCTAAGGTGtcagaagggtgtgtgtgtgcccatgcatgcatgtgcacaggagATGGGGGAGGTGAAAGGGAATATTATAAATATCTAAAgggtacatacatatacatgtgacaAAGATGTTCCAGAAAACTGGCGAACACGCTCAGGACCAGATCTGGAATAGAGATAGGGATGTAGGTTTTCAGGGTAGGATAGTTGGTTAGTTGGTTCAAGGCAGGCTCTCACACAATAGCCTAGATAGCCTTGGCTGGCTGAGAACTCACCTTATAGCTCAAGCTAGCCTAGGTTGGCCGAGAACTCACCTCGTGTAACTCAAGCTAGCCTAAAAAggtagtcctcctgcctccgcctcctgagtgctgacatGAAGCTACCACATCTACTAGCAAGACTGGCAAGGTTGTTCATTTCCGCCCTCACACATGCTCAgcacacttaaccactgagctacagccccagccaGTGACTTTCTCTAAGCTATGTTGTCATTGACTTATGTgccttacacatacatgtattttgtattttaggATACTTTATTTGTAAAACAAGGAAACGTGAACCCTGGGCCTTAGGGAAGCTTCCACTAGGCCAGAGCGAAGTCCTGAACCTCCTGACCTGGATCTTCAGGGACAGTTTCCATATGTGGAACAGCACAGCAGCTGCATACAGGGGCTTCAGAGCCTGTGACACCAGCaggcaggaggcaaaggcaggccagAGGGTTCAAGGCCACGCTGGGCTGTAGCAAGGTGCTACCTGAAAAACGGAAGTTACGAAAGAAGGCACACTACATAGCAGTGCTATGGACTGCTGACCAGAACCTTATGTTTTAGTTtctgtgtgagtgcgtgtgtttGTCATGATTTGtgtgagatcagaggacaacgtggacttgtttttctcttttcctatgtGGGTTCTAAGATCAAACTAGGGAGTTAGGCTTAGTGGCAGGGACCTttacctgctgtgccatctcactggccccggGGGAAATTTTTGCTAAAAAACTTTGCAAACATAAAATCCAGTGACACGGAAGCACGACAGGAAGTGGTCACGGCGTGGAAGTGTGATGAATCCGCTTACCAGCAGGCTCACAGAGAAAGAATGGTTTGGGTTGTTGAGAATGTcacaaggaagagggaagaacagAGTCCTGAAATGGACTTGGAACAGAATGGAATCAACCCAGATTGAATGTATTGGATCGTCATATGAAGTGACTCTcactgtgtacatgcatacatacgtacatgcacatgtatatacatgtacttgCCACTTTATGAATCACCTACAAAAAAAGTGGAgatttatgtgtttgggtgttttgtcagcatctatatatgtatatcatatatgcatAGGGTGCCCAGACAGACGAGGGTattgggttccctggaactggagttagagatgatgGTTagtgacatggtgctggaaatcaaaacTAGATCTCTGGacgagcaacaagtgttcttaactgctgagcttaCTCTCCaactgaagattttaaaaataagtcaaaaaaGCCTACTACACAGAAGCAATGAAAGCCCAAACTATACTGGAATGAGGGAGGGGGAACCcacaaaatatcaaaataattacTTAGATGCAATTTAAGAATTATCCAGAAAGTAAGAGTTGATTTATAGGTCTAGAAAGattgctcagaagttaagaacttactgcttttccagaggacctgagttcagttcccagcacccatgtcaggtagctcacaactgcctgtgtagcccctccagggaatctgacacctggCGTCTTAGCACATATATTGACACGTTCACAAAaatcttcaaaggaaaaatgtcaTCTACAAGAGAGAAATGGagcgtggtggcacatggctttaacagcagcactcaggaggctgaagcaggtggaCCTCAGTTAtaggccagtgtggtctatagagtgacagccagagctgcataaactgtctcaaacaaagggACCAGAAGGTcaatataaataacattttaaaaggtgGTGATGTTTCACATAGAAAATAGTTTGATTCAGAACCATTTATAGTTCCTGGAGTCCTGCACACAATGTGTTGTGCAGTGTCTAGGAG of the Apodemus sylvaticus chromosome 21, mApoSyl1.1, whole genome shotgun sequence genome contains:
- the Ciapin1 gene encoding anamorsin; protein product: MAEFGISPGQHVAVFWDKSSPEEALKNLVDRLQGLTGSEGQVLMENITQLLQSAHKESSFDVVLSGVVPGSTSLHSAEVLAEMARILRPGGCLFLKEPVETTGVNNDKMKTASKLCSALTLSGFVEIKELQREALSPEEVQSVQEHLGYHSDSLLSVHVTGKKPNFEVGSSSQLKLLNKKSSSVKPAVDPAAAKLWTLSANDMEDDSVDLIDSDELLDPEDLKKPDPASLKAPSCGEGKKRKACKNCTCGLAEELEREQQSKAQSSQPKSACGNCYLGDAFRCANCPYLGMPAFKPGEQVLLSNSNLQDA